The nucleotide window CCGTCGGCTGCAGTTACAAGTACCTCAACGGCGGCCCGGGCGCCCCCGCGTTCGGCTACGTGCGCGCGGAGCTGCAGCCCGACCTCTCCCAGCCGATCCAGGGCTGGATGGGCGCCGCGGACGTGTTCGCGATGGGGCCGGAGTACGTGCCGGCCGCGGGCATCCGCAGGTTTTTGAGCGGAACCCCAGCGATCGTGGGCATGCTCGCCATGCAGGACACCATCGCCATGATCGACGAAGTGGGCATCGACCAGGTGCGTGCCAAGTCGGTGGCGCTCACCGAGTTCGCGCTCGAGCTGGTGGATGCTTGGCTGGTTCCGCTCGGCGTCACCGTGGCCTCCCCGCGCGAGCACACCCACCGCGGCGGCCACCTCACCGTGAACCACCCGGCCATGCGGCAGGTCACCCGGATCCTCTGGGAGCACGACGTGATCCCCGACTTCCGCGCGCCGGAGGGCCTGCGGATCGGGCTGTCACCGCTGAGCACGAGCTTCGTGGAGACCTACGAGGGTGTCGCGGCCGTACGCGACGTGCTGCGCGGCATCCTGCTCGGCCAGGCCGGACTCGCCCCGGCTGCGGGCCTGTAGAATCGTCAGCATCCGCCCCCGACGTCTTACGGAGTGAGCCATGCCAACCATCGTCGTAGAAGTTATGCCCAAGGCAGAACTGCTCGATCCCCAGGGCAAGGCCGTCGCCGGCGCCCTCCGCCGCCTCGGTAAGACCGAGATCACCGGCGTGCGCGTCGGCAAGCGGTTCGAACTCACCGTCGAGGGCCCCGCGGACGCCGCGCTGCTCGCCGAGGTGCAGGAACTCGCCGACACCGTTCTCTCCAACTCCGTGATCGAAGATGTCACTGGCATCTTCGTGCTCGAGGCCGCCGGGGAAACCCGCTGATGCGCATCGGCGTCGTCACCTTCCCGGGCTCGCTCGACGACCGCGACGCCCAGCGCGCCATCCGCCTGGCCGGCGCCACCCCGGTGGCCCTCTGGCACGGCGAGCACGACCTGCACGGCGTCGACGCGATCGTGCTGCCCGGCGGGTTCAGCTACGGCGACTACCTGCGCTGCGGCGCCATCGCCAGCCTCTCGCCGATCATGGCCGAGGTCATCGACGCCGCCAACAAGGGGATGCCCGTGCTCGGCATCTGCAACGGCTTCCAGATGCTCACCGAGGCGCACCTGCTCGAGGGCGGGCTCATCCGCAACGAGGCCGGTGCGTTCATCTGCCGCGACCAGCGCCTGCGCATCGAGAACAGCTCGACCGACTGGACGAACGGTTTCACCGCCAACCAGGAGATCACCATCCCGCTGAAGAACGGCGAGGGCGGCTTCATCGCCTCGACCGAGACCCTGGCCCGCCTCGAGGGTGAAGGCCGCGTCATCGCCCGCTACCTCGACGTGAACCCGAACGGCTCGCTCAACGACATCGCCGGCGTCACCAACGAGCGTGGCAACGTCGTGGGCCTGATGCCGCACCCCGAGCACGCCGTTGAGCCCGGCTTCGGCCCCGACACCGCTGCCGCCATGCGCAGCGGCATCGACGGGCTTGCGTTCTTCACCTCGGTGATCGAGCGTTCGCTGGTCAACGCGTAGGTTTTCCCCGGGCCGAGTTGCCCGGTTTCGGACGAGTTGCCCCGGTATGCCGGGGCAATTCGTCCGTCAAGGGGCACGTCGGCGTTCGGGGCTGCTCGGCCCAGCCTCAGCCCGCGAACGTACACTGCAGCATGACAACATCCCGGCCCGCCGAGCGCCCCACACCGCGCACGTGG belongs to Cryobacterium sp. SO2 and includes:
- the purQ gene encoding phosphoribosylformylglycinamidine synthase subunit PurQ, with product MRIGVVTFPGSLDDRDAQRAIRLAGATPVALWHGEHDLHGVDAIVLPGGFSYGDYLRCGAIASLSPIMAEVIDAANKGMPVLGICNGFQMLTEAHLLEGGLIRNEAGAFICRDQRLRIENSSTDWTNGFTANQEITIPLKNGEGGFIASTETLARLEGEGRVIARYLDVNPNGSLNDIAGVTNERGNVVGLMPHPEHAVEPGFGPDTAAAMRSGIDGLAFFTSVIERSLVNA
- the purS gene encoding phosphoribosylformylglycinamidine synthase subunit PurS, producing the protein MPTIVVEVMPKAELLDPQGKAVAGALRRLGKTEITGVRVGKRFELTVEGPADAALLAEVQELADTVLSNSVIEDVTGIFVLEAAGETR